The proteins below are encoded in one region of Clostridium pasteurianum DSM 525 = ATCC 6013:
- a CDS encoding MarR family winged helix-turn-helix transcriptional regulator produces the protein MDKDINLTAQKIIRCLNEFRKLNKHKSNDCGLTHSEIMVLFYIRNHIEEYKEGIKTSELSNKLNVASPTVTQQINSLEAKGLVDRNIDKKDRRAVRINLTEKGEKLLKKASKELRDSISGLVNYLGEEKSNQLAELLLETYNYFSKKNREND, from the coding sequence ATGGACAAGGATATAAACCTGACAGCACAAAAAATCATCAGATGCTTAAATGAGTTTAGAAAGCTTAATAAACATAAAAGCAATGATTGTGGTTTAACTCATAGTGAGATAATGGTTTTATTTTACATAAGAAATCATATAGAAGAATATAAAGAAGGTATTAAAACATCTGAACTAAGCAATAAACTCAATGTAGCTTCACCAACTGTTACTCAGCAGATTAATAGTCTTGAAGCTAAGGGCTTGGTAGATAGAAATATAGATAAAAAAGATAGACGTGCCGTTAGAATTAACTTGACAGAAAAAGGTGAAAAACTTTTAAAAAAGGCCTCCAAAGAATTGAGAGATTCTATTAGCGGACTGGTGAATTATTTAGGTGAGGAAAAAAGTAATCAGTTAGCTGAACTTTTATTAGAAACTTATAATTATTTCAGCAAAAAAAATAGAGAAAATGACTAA
- a CDS encoding nitroreductase family protein, producing the protein MMKVDTEKCIGCGQCVKDCFPMDIEIVEGKAKINNKVCIKCGHCIAVCPKDAVSTDEYNMEDVKDYNKENFSINPDTLLNFIKFRRTVRQFKNKEVEEEKIIKIIESGRFTQTGSNMQDVSYIVVKEELEKLKNLTFETLKNMGEYVLNNRTPETRIYRRYGKMWIEMYEEYKKNPKNDKIFFNAPVIIVVTANSQVDGALASSNMELMADALGLGTFFSGFFVRAAQENKDIVDFLGVKRRKEIVTCMILGYPDVKYLRTVPRKEVDISWK; encoded by the coding sequence ATGATGAAAGTAGACACTGAAAAATGTATAGGTTGTGGACAATGTGTTAAAGATTGTTTTCCCATGGATATAGAGATTGTAGAAGGTAAAGCAAAAATTAACAATAAGGTCTGTATTAAGTGTGGACATTGCATTGCGGTATGTCCTAAAGATGCAGTTTCGACAGATGAATACAATATGGAAGATGTAAAAGATTATAACAAGGAAAATTTTTCTATAAATCCAGATACGCTTTTAAATTTTATAAAATTCAGAAGAACAGTAAGACAATTTAAAAATAAAGAAGTGGAGGAAGAAAAGATAATAAAAATTATAGAATCTGGAAGGTTTACCCAAACAGGCAGCAATATGCAGGATGTATCTTATATAGTGGTAAAAGAAGAACTGGAGAAACTTAAAAATTTAACATTTGAAACCTTAAAAAATATGGGAGAATATGTGCTTAATAATAGAACTCCAGAAACAAGAATTTACAGGAGATACGGAAAAATGTGGATAGAAATGTATGAGGAATACAAAAAGAATCCTAAAAATGATAAGATATTTTTTAATGCTCCTGTTATAATAGTTGTTACGGCTAATTCACAAGTAGATGGAGCTCTTGCATCTTCAAATATGGAACTTATGGCAGATGCACTAGGTCTTGGGACCTTTTTTAGTGGATTCTTTGTAAGGGCAGCACAGGAGAATAAAGATATTGTAGATTTCCTTGGAGTTAAGAGAAGAAAGGAAATTGTAACCTGTATGATACTAGGATATCCTGATGTAAAATATTTAAGAACAGTACCAAGAAAAGAAGTAGATATAAGTTGGAAATAA
- a CDS encoding FMN-binding protein translates to MNKKLSVLKKKISILKIARFIIQLVFLYFFSGLFTLAFTGFKSIYLGLARENFSIANSFTFLAAFTGVVVLSILIGRFFCGWLCAFGTFNDLLYLTSSKIFKKKVKIPPSVDEKLKYIKYIILLEIIIFIWSMNRVPEKSINPWDAFAQLFQIKTMASEMPIAFIFLALITVGAIFIERFFCRYLCPLGAIQAILSKFKIINISKPSEKCGKCQLCTSNCPMGINLSQVEAVESGECISCLKCVDACYRSNPKVVMFKKLNMQWYSSTAAAILVFGFIFWGSKFVKPEAKIGSVSAAEMSKVDEAVFSDGVYTGVGNGYRPNLKVQVKIAKGKISDIKIICHEETKGYYEQAFDIVPKEIIASQSTNVDVVSGATRSSNGIKQAVNDALNKARKDKTKNQVVDSQKSDSASTEAENISADVSMDKNAKFKDGTYTGVAKGYASGLTVSVTIKDGKISDIKIISHNETPGFYEKAFSTVPKEIIAAQSTDVDVVSGATFSSRGIMAAVKNALEKALISGELPEDNTSTTEDTNTTLNSNVDVSSIVSKLPVYTGKGLYKDGVYTGTGKGFMPNLKVSVTVKDRKISDIKIISHNETPGFYEKAFSIVPKEIISKQATDVDTVSGATRSSEGIIAAVNDALKNARLDDSTPKPVIPNSVTPTPSNPTPQQPAAPTTPAGTKYKDGVYTGTADGFQPGLTVSVTIKDNKISDIKITAHNESEGFYEKPFDSVPKAIISKQSTDVDVVSGATYTSKGIMNAVANALKDTKLDGTGGSTTPTNSSDNNNDTEKPGNEKPITTAAPLYKDGRYTGVGKGLKKDLTVDVTVKDNKITDINLITYKDGIEYMKKAMTPMTERIIAAQSTDVDVVSGAVETSNGIKDAVNKALEKAVYKDGTFTGVGRGYNRTDRINLKVTVKDGKMSNIDIISQAETPEYFEKVWPTIPSKIIETQSVAVDAVSGATRSSNGIMNAVKAALATDTTVGETSTYPSKEDVAAPFRDGVYTGKGKGYAGDITVNITVKDNKILKIELGNNSETPSYFEKVWSIIPNEMIEKQSADVDAVSGATRSTNGIINAVKDALRNSKLALSAPAEAPYKDGSYEGEAEGFRGPMKVKVEVKDNKILKVDMISNMDDKDWFNKAWTTIPEKIVETNNVNVDVVSGATYSSKGIIGAVNDALRDAHDATLNY, encoded by the coding sequence TTGAATAAAAAATTATCAGTATTAAAGAAAAAAATCTCTATATTGAAAATAGCTAGATTTATAATTCAACTTGTATTTTTATACTTTTTCTCAGGATTATTTACTCTAGCTTTTACCGGTTTTAAAAGTATATATTTAGGACTAGCTAGAGAAAATTTCAGTATTGCAAATTCTTTTACTTTTTTAGCGGCCTTTACAGGGGTAGTAGTTCTATCTATATTAATAGGGAGATTTTTTTGTGGGTGGTTGTGTGCTTTTGGAACTTTTAATGATCTTTTATACTTAACTTCATCAAAGATATTTAAGAAAAAAGTAAAAATACCACCTTCTGTAGATGAAAAATTAAAATACATAAAGTACATAATTTTATTGGAAATTATAATTTTTATATGGTCCATGAACCGAGTACCGGAAAAGAGTATAAATCCATGGGATGCTTTTGCACAATTATTTCAAATTAAAACTATGGCATCTGAAATGCCTATAGCTTTTATATTTTTGGCTTTAATTACTGTTGGAGCAATATTTATTGAGAGATTTTTCTGCAGATATTTATGTCCTTTAGGAGCTATACAAGCTATCCTTTCTAAGTTTAAAATTATTAATATAAGTAAGCCCAGTGAAAAATGTGGTAAATGTCAATTGTGTACAAGCAACTGTCCAATGGGCATAAATTTATCGCAGGTAGAGGCTGTAGAGAGCGGAGAATGTATATCATGTTTAAAATGTGTAGATGCATGTTATAGGAGTAATCCTAAGGTTGTTATGTTTAAAAAGTTAAATATGCAATGGTATTCTTCTACAGCAGCAGCTATTTTAGTTTTTGGATTTATATTTTGGGGAAGTAAATTTGTAAAGCCAGAAGCCAAGATAGGATCAGTTAGTGCAGCTGAGATGTCAAAAGTTGACGAGGCTGTCTTTAGTGATGGTGTATATACTGGAGTGGGAAATGGTTACAGACCTAACCTGAAAGTACAGGTTAAAATAGCAAAAGGCAAAATTTCTGACATAAAAATAATATGCCATGAAGAAACTAAGGGATATTATGAACAAGCTTTTGACATAGTTCCAAAGGAAATAATAGCGTCACAATCTACAAATGTAGATGTAGTATCAGGAGCGACAAGATCCAGTAATGGTATAAAGCAGGCAGTTAACGACGCTCTTAATAAAGCGAGAAAAGATAAGACTAAAAATCAAGTTGTAGATAGTCAGAAAAGTGATAGTGCTTCCACAGAAGCTGAAAACATCAGTGCAGATGTATCTATGGACAAGAATGCAAAATTTAAAGATGGTACATATACAGGAGTAGCAAAGGGTTATGCTTCGGGACTTACAGTATCTGTAACTATAAAAGACGGAAAAATTTCCGACATAAAAATAATATCTCATAATGAAACACCAGGTTTCTATGAAAAAGCTTTTAGTACAGTACCAAAAGAAATAATAGCAGCACAATCTACAGATGTAGATGTGGTATCAGGAGCAACTTTCTCCAGCAGAGGTATAATGGCAGCGGTTAAGAATGCACTTGAAAAGGCACTAATCAGTGGTGAATTACCAGAGGATAATACCTCTACAACAGAAGATACAAATACAACTTTAAATAGCAATGTTGATGTTTCAAGTATAGTATCTAAATTGCCTGTATACACTGGTAAAGGACTATACAAAGATGGAGTTTATACAGGAACTGGCAAGGGCTTTATGCCTAATCTTAAGGTATCTGTTACAGTAAAAGATAGAAAAATATCAGATATAAAAATAATTTCCCACAATGAAACACCAGGATTTTATGAAAAAGCATTTTCTATAGTACCAAAGGAAATAATAAGCAAACAGGCTACTGATGTAGATACAGTATCAGGAGCGACAAGATCAAGTGAAGGTATAATAGCGGCTGTTAATGATGCATTAAAGAATGCAAGATTAGATGACAGTACGCCAAAGCCAGTTATACCAAATTCGGTTACTCCAACACCATCTAATCCTACTCCACAACAACCTGCTGCACCAACAACACCAGCGGGAACTAAATATAAGGATGGAGTTTATACAGGAACAGCAGACGGATTCCAGCCAGGACTTACAGTATCAGTAACGATAAAAGATAATAAGATTTCAGATATAAAAATAACAGCGCACAATGAGTCCGAGGGCTTCTATGAAAAACCATTTGATTCAGTGCCAAAGGCAATAATATCAAAACAGTCTACAGATGTGGATGTAGTATCAGGAGCAACTTATACAAGTAAAGGTATAATGAATGCAGTAGCAAATGCATTGAAGGATACAAAACTTGATGGTACAGGTGGAAGTACAACCCCAACTAATTCATCAGACAATAATAACGATACTGAGAAACCTGGAAATGAAAAGCCTATTACTACAGCAGCACCTTTATATAAGGATGGAAGATATACAGGAGTAGGAAAAGGACTTAAAAAGGATCTTACTGTGGATGTAACAGTAAAAGATAATAAAATTACAGATATAAACCTTATAACTTATAAAGATGGCATAGAATACATGAAAAAAGCTATGACACCAATGACTGAAAGAATAATAGCAGCTCAATCTACAGATGTAGATGTAGTATCTGGTGCAGTTGAGACAAGTAATGGAATAAAAGATGCAGTAAACAAAGCTCTTGAAAAGGCAGTTTATAAGGATGGAACTTTTACTGGAGTTGGAAGAGGCTATAACAGAACAGATCGCATAAATCTTAAGGTAACAGTAAAAGACGGAAAAATGAGTAATATTGATATAATATCTCAGGCTGAAACACCAGAATATTTTGAAAAGGTATGGCCAACTATACCTAGTAAAATAATTGAAACTCAATCAGTTGCAGTAGATGCAGTATCAGGAGCCACAAGATCCAGTAATGGAATAATGAATGCCGTTAAGGCAGCCCTTGCAACAGATACAACTGTAGGAGAAACAAGTACTTATCCAAGTAAAGAAGATGTAGCAGCACCATTTAGAGATGGAGTATATACAGGAAAGGGAAAAGGATATGCTGGAGATATTACTGTTAATATAACAGTGAAAGACAATAAGATATTAAAGATTGAGCTAGGAAATAATTCTGAAACACCATCTTATTTTGAAAAAGTATGGTCTATTATACCAAATGAAATGATAGAAAAACAATCAGCGGATGTAGATGCAGTATCTGGAGCAACAAGGTCCACAAATGGAATAATCAATGCAGTTAAAGATGCCTTGAGGAATTCAAAACTTGCACTTTCAGCCCCAGCAGAGGCACCCTATAAAGATGGAAGCTATGAAGGTGAAGCAGAAGGTTTTAGAGGACCTATGAAAGTAAAGGTTGAAGTAAAGGACAATAAAATATTAAAAGTAGATATGATTTCAAATATGGATGATAAAGATTGGTTTAACAAAGCATGGACAACTATACCAGAAAAAATTGTTGAAACAAACAATGTCAATGTAGATGTAGTATCAGGAGCTACTTATTCAAGCAAGGGAATAATTGGGGCAGTAAATGATGCACTTAGAGATGCTCATGATGCAACCTTAAATTATTAG
- a CDS encoding DUF4405 domain-containing protein, with amino-acid sequence MYTDKLGWIAAILFFVCFCYFILKRFVISGFKIKIKLRQVLNLHCYLGIIGTIIAIFHVGKNIVFIQLSAGFICFFSMILLCISGIAIKWFKKISPASRKAWRFIHIGLTAVFVTALLWHIVLYHFIMG; translated from the coding sequence ATGTATACTGACAAGCTAGGATGGATTGCAGCCATTCTATTTTTTGTTTGCTTTTGTTATTTTATATTGAAAAGATTTGTTATTAGTGGTTTTAAAATTAAGATTAAATTAAGACAAGTTCTTAATTTACACTGCTATTTAGGTATTATTGGAACTATAATAGCTATTTTTCATGTAGGAAAAAATATAGTTTTTATTCAATTATCTGCAGGTTTTATATGTTTTTTCTCAATGATTTTACTCTGTATATCAGGTATAGCTATAAAATGGTTTAAAAAAATTTCACCAGCAAGTAGAAAAGCATGGAGATTCATTCATATAGGATTGACTGCAGTTTTTGTGACTGCTTTATTATGGCATATAGTACTCTATCATTTTATTATGGGATAA
- a CDS encoding FAD:protein FMN transferase, whose product MSEFYELETFCMGTVISQRIYGEKSEIAAIKVEEEMKRLESLMSFFLESSEISRLNRAAGKQAVELGCESLYVLNRAKYFSEICKGTFDITIGPVAKLWGIFTDHAKVPSEEEINEALSLTGYTDITIDNGLGTVKLEKAGESVDLGAIAKGYTADRAIEIYKQQGIESAFINLGGNVMVLGNKPDGSPWKIGIQNPLHERGQCLGVVNAVDKTIVTSGDYVRYFEKDNIKYHHILDPRTGYPADSGLMSTTIVSEKSIGADALSTAIFILGLQEGMELINSIKDMEAIFVTKDKKIYVTEGLQKDFILFEGTEFLISY is encoded by the coding sequence ATGAGTGAATTTTACGAATTAGAAACCTTTTGCATGGGGACTGTTATAAGTCAAAGGATTTATGGAGAGAAATCAGAAATAGCTGCAATAAAAGTGGAGGAGGAAATGAAGAGACTAGAGTCTCTTATGAGCTTTTTTCTTGAATCCAGTGAAATAAGCAGATTAAACAGAGCAGCAGGGAAGCAGGCAGTAGAACTTGGCTGTGAATCACTATATGTACTTAACAGAGCTAAATATTTCTCAGAAATATGCAAAGGAACTTTTGATATTACTATAGGACCTGTAGCTAAGCTGTGGGGTATATTTACGGATCATGCTAAAGTACCATCAGAGGAAGAAATTAATGAGGCATTAAGTCTCACTGGATACACAGATATTACAATTGATAATGGGCTTGGTACGGTAAAGCTTGAAAAGGCTGGAGAAAGTGTAGATTTAGGTGCTATAGCAAAAGGATATACAGCAGATAGAGCTATAGAAATATACAAGCAGCAGGGAATAGAGTCTGCTTTTATTAATCTTGGAGGAAATGTAATGGTATTAGGAAACAAGCCAGATGGTTCCCCTTGGAAGATAGGTATACAAAATCCGTTACATGAAAGAGGGCAGTGTTTAGGAGTTGTAAACGCTGTAGATAAGACAATTGTAACTTCAGGAGATTACGTGAGATACTTTGAGAAAGACAATATAAAGTATCATCATATTTTAGATCCTAGAACAGGTTATCCTGCAGATTCTGGATTAATGAGTACTACAATTGTATCAGAAAAATCCATTGGGGCAGATGCATTGTCCACTGCTATTTTTATATTAGGTCTTCAGGAGGGAATGGAATTAATCAATAGCATTAAAGACATGGAAGCCATATTTGTTACAAAAGACAAAAAAATCTATGTGACAGAAGGATTACAGAAAGACTTTATTTTATTTGAAGGAACAGAATTTTTAATTTCCTACTAA
- a CDS encoding phosphodiester glycosidase family protein, giving the protein MCKKNKIRIILCFIIYEIAFILITSPFYIYRGPFNTLKKITVATIMATRHQYFVTSFLSQDEINNILNSSDTNNTQNQSIDVMQTVKNQDNKIACYGVSSDSGRYTGYLLSIPSKYKIKVAWTKNLGKEGQRTSEMAKDHNALAAINGGAFTDNKSETYGGSAALPGGFVISNGNLIYPYSNADLNKKESVTAFTKSGKLIVGNHSINDLKNMNVSEAVCFIPPALVVNGKGQISDGMSTGLNPRTAVGQTADGTVLFLVLDGRKNLINAGASLKDVQDLMLKYGAVNATSLDGGFSSTMYYNGKVINDTRSWNGERYVATSLYVEP; this is encoded by the coding sequence TTGTGTAAAAAAAATAAAATCAGAATAATTCTATGTTTTATAATATATGAAATTGCCTTTATTTTAATAACTTCACCTTTCTATATTTATAGAGGACCTTTTAACACTCTAAAAAAAATCACAGTTGCTACCATAATGGCTACAAGGCATCAATATTTTGTCACTTCATTTTTATCTCAAGATGAAATTAACAATATACTAAATAGCAGTGATACAAACAATACCCAAAACCAATCCATTGACGTTATGCAAACTGTAAAAAATCAAGATAATAAAATTGCTTGTTATGGAGTTAGTTCTGACTCTGGAAGATACACAGGATACTTACTTTCAATACCTTCTAAATATAAAATAAAAGTGGCTTGGACCAAAAATTTAGGCAAAGAGGGTCAACGAACCAGTGAGATGGCAAAAGATCATAATGCTCTAGCTGCAATAAATGGAGGAGCTTTTACAGATAATAAATCTGAAACTTATGGCGGATCAGCTGCCCTTCCAGGTGGTTTTGTAATATCCAATGGTAACCTGATATATCCCTATAGTAATGCTGACTTAAATAAAAAAGAAAGTGTAACTGCTTTTACAAAATCCGGTAAACTTATTGTTGGTAACCATAGTATAAATGATTTAAAAAATATGAATGTTTCAGAAGCGGTTTGTTTCATACCACCTGCTTTAGTTGTGAATGGTAAGGGACAGATATCTGACGGTATGTCTACAGGTCTTAATCCTCGTACTGCAGTAGGACAAACTGCTGACGGCACAGTTTTATTTTTAGTATTAGATGGAAGAAAAAACCTTATTAATGCAGGAGCCAGTCTAAAAGATGTTCAAGATTTAATGTTAAAATATGGTGCTGTCAATGCAACAAGTCTTGATGGAGGCTTTTCTTCCACTATGTACTATAATGGCAAAGTAATAAATGACACTCGCAGCTGGAATGGTGAAAGATATGTTGCCACTTCCTTATATGTAGAACCTTAG
- a CDS encoding DUF892 family protein has translation MQITLSQKERTLLEDQKSHEQICIEKYTNYANKATDPQLKEIFNANKQQEQTHLDSINQLLSGTVPQMNQQQNQNTAQQNSAQSTPTSNTPTTATDLNDADMCSDILMTEKYVSGSYDTAIFECKDTEVRDALNHIQKEEQKHGEAVFKYMQSKGMYNIK, from the coding sequence ATGCAAATAACTTTATCACAAAAAGAAAGAACTTTATTAGAAGATCAAAAATCTCATGAACAAATATGCATAGAAAAATATACCAACTATGCCAATAAAGCTACTGATCCACAATTAAAGGAGATATTTAACGCCAATAAGCAGCAAGAACAGACACATTTGGATAGTATTAATCAGCTATTAAGCGGTACTGTACCTCAAATGAATCAGCAGCAGAATCAAAATACTGCGCAACAAAACTCTGCACAAAGCACACCAACTTCAAATACTCCAACAACAGCTACTGATTTAAATGATGCTGATATGTGCTCCGATATACTTATGACAGAAAAATACGTATCAGGAAGTTATGATACTGCAATTTTTGAATGCAAAGATACAGAAGTACGTGATGCATTAAATCACATACAAAAAGAAGAACAAAAACATGGAGAAGCTGTATTTAAATATATGCAAAGCAAGGGAATGTACAATATTAAATAA
- a CDS encoding FMN-binding protein, producing MVNVKNIVISIIGLCVVAVLVFGVKYLIYIQNYKNIIKQINIRKIDLSKVANGTYSGSFDALEVGAEVKVTVDDHKITDIKIVNHKNVRGEKAEVIPERVIAAQSLQVDTVSGATNSSKVILKAIDNALQ from the coding sequence ATGGTTAATGTTAAAAATATAGTTATTTCTATTATTGGTTTATGTGTGGTTGCAGTTTTAGTTTTTGGAGTAAAGTATCTAATATATATACAGAATTATAAAAATATAATAAAGCAAATAAATATAAGAAAAATTGATTTATCTAAAGTAGCAAATGGTACTTATTCAGGTTCTTTTGATGCCCTAGAAGTTGGGGCAGAAGTAAAGGTAACAGTAGATGATCATAAAATTACAGATATAAAAATAGTTAATCATAAAAATGTAAGAGGAGAAAAAGCAGAAGTAATTCCTGAGAGAGTAATTGCGGCTCAATCTTTACAAGTAGATACAGTTTCAGGCGCAACAAATAGCAGTAAGGTGATATTAAAGGCTATTGATAATGCCTTGCAATAA
- a CDS encoding rod shape-determining protein produces MKFFVMSKDIGIDLGTSNTLLYMKEKGILLREPSVVSVDVMNKKVLAVGLEAKEMIGRTPKGIITVKPLKNGVIGDFDLAQQMLKKFIEKVIGKGNFISSRIVICHPSGITEVEKRAINETIIQAGARKVMLIEGPVVAAIGAGLPVDEPVGRMIVDIGGGTTEVAVVSLGGIVTSKTLRVAGDALDEKIIKYVRKEFNLMIGERTAEDIKIKIGSAYKDDNEEEKKIIVKGRDLTTGLPKIVTITETGIRNALKDKVALMIDAIKTTLEKTEPELAADIMDNGIVLSGGGALLKNLDKLIFKEIHIEVHIAESPLECVVMGTGKCLGMMNKIGNIK; encoded by the coding sequence ATGAAATTTTTTGTAATGTCTAAAGATATAGGAATAGATTTAGGCACATCCAATACCCTATTGTATATGAAAGAAAAAGGTATATTATTAAGAGAACCTTCAGTGGTAAGTGTAGATGTTATGAATAAAAAAGTCTTAGCTGTAGGTTTAGAGGCCAAAGAAATGATAGGTAGGACTCCTAAAGGTATTATAACTGTAAAACCATTAAAGAATGGTGTGATAGGTGACTTTGATTTGGCACAACAAATGTTGAAAAAGTTCATTGAGAAAGTTATTGGTAAAGGTAATTTTATAAGTTCTAGAATTGTAATTTGCCATCCTTCAGGGATTACTGAAGTTGAAAAGAGAGCAATAAATGAGACTATAATTCAAGCAGGAGCACGTAAAGTTATGTTGATTGAGGGCCCTGTGGTTGCTGCTATAGGAGCAGGATTGCCTGTGGATGAACCTGTTGGAAGAATGATTGTGGATATAGGAGGAGGCACCACAGAGGTAGCTGTAGTTTCTCTTGGAGGGATTGTTACAAGTAAAACTTTGAGAGTTGCAGGAGATGCATTGGATGAAAAAATAATTAAATATGTGAGAAAAGAATTTAATTTAATGATAGGAGAAAGAACAGCTGAAGACATTAAAATAAAAATTGGTTCTGCTTATAAAGATGACAATGAAGAAGAAAAGAAGATTATAGTAAAGGGAAGGGACTTAACCACGGGGCTCCCCAAAATTGTTACTATCACGGAAACTGGAATAAGAAATGCTTTGAAAGATAAGGTGGCTTTAATGATCGATGCTATTAAGACTACTCTTGAAAAAACTGAACCAGAGCTTGCAGCAGATATAATGGACAACGGTATAGTACTTTCTGGTGGTGGAGCTCTTTTGAAAAATCTGGATAAACTTATATTCAAGGAAATACATATAGAGGTACATATTGCAGAATCTCCGCTTGAATGTGTTGTTATGGGGACTGGAAAGTGTCTGGGCATGATGAATAAAATTGGCAATATAAAATAA